CTGTTGCGGGTCAGTGGAATGTTCAGGAAAAAGAGCCTCAAGACGGACCTGCATTAGATGCTACATTTTATCGACCGGCAAAGCTTGCAGTGGATGATGTCGGGAATGTATTAGTAGCTGATGATCAGGACGCCAAGAGGATACGGTTTATATCGACAAAAGAAAATAAAATGACAACCGTACTTAACACGACGGTACCATGGAGCTGTACATTCAACGAACAATTCAGCCACTATTATGTCATGGAGCGAAATTCAGGACAGCGACCGATTTTATTCTACAGCCTCAGTAAATCAAGTAATTATATGGATTCGGAAATATTTTATGATCAAAGAGGTGCTGATAATCAATATATTTTTGGTTCATATACCGCATGCGCTCTTGCAGCTGACGATACCTATGTATACATGATGACCCAGAATGGTGAACGTTTTGTACGTGTACATCAGATAGATAAAACGGTAGAATTAATAGGTTCAGGTATTGAAACAGGGACATACTCCCATATGGTTTTCAATCCTGTAGACCGGAAAATATATTTATCGCTGGAAGCATCAGGGCGTGTTATGCGGTTTGATCCGTATCATATTCCTGCAGGCCGGACTACGCCATGGATCACTTGGACTGATATGGAGTGGATCATTGGTACTGGAGTTGTTTCAGGTACATCAAAAGAAGGACACGGTCATGATGCGCAATTGGGTACTTTATGCGGTTTGGGTGTGGATCATGAAGGAAATATCTACATCTGTGATCAGAAGTTCCATTGTGTATGGAAAGTAGATCCTCTGCTTAATTGTACCGTATTTGCCGGCCCGCCAGCAGGAGCCCCAGTGAGCGGATACAGGGACGGAAAGCCGGAAGAAGCGCTGTTTAACCGTCCGTATGATATCACGGCTACCTATGACGGGCTCATTTATGTTGCCGATACATACAATTTTGTGGTTCGTTGTATCTCTATCCAGTAATTCTAGAATAACATATTATGAAAATATATAAAATCATAGCATTGGTTATATGCTCTTTATTTTGCTCTTTTACATTTGCCCAGACAAAAGTAAAAGTAAGCGGCGTAGTAACAGATACCAACAATGAGACATTGGTGAATGTTACGGTTTTTCCCAGAAGTGAACCGACAAGAGGCCTCACGACAGATGCAAACGGAAGATATAACATTACAGTAAATGTCGGAGAAACCCTGGTCTTTTCTTATGTGGGTTTTGCCATACAGGAAAAAAACGTGGGAAGCGCTGAAACCCAGACTATAGACGTAGTTTTAGAGGAATCCTCCCAGGAACTGGAGGAAGTAAGTATTGTCGGTTACGGGACACAACGAAAGGTAAGTGTATTGGCCTCTATATCTACTATCAAACCTTCAGAACTTCAGATAGGCGGGGTATCTTCCGTTTCAAACAGCCTTGCTGGACGAATAGCCGGATTGATCGGAGTACAAACGAGCGGTGAACCCGGATCGGATGTGACTGAATTCTGGATCAGGGGGATGAGCACCTTCGGAGGAGGTAGCGCTGCATTGATATTGATAGATGGTATCGACCGGGGAAGCAGTGCATTAAATGACCTGGCGCCTGAAGATATCGAAAGCTTTTCCATATTGAAAGATGCTACAGCTACCGCTATTTACGGGGCTCGAGGCGCTAATGGCGTTATTCTGATCAATACCAAACGGGGACAGGAAGGAAAAATATCTGTTAACGCCAATGTTAAAACAAGCGTCGAAACCCTTCCAAGATTACCTAAATATCTTCGTGCCCACGATTATACCTTATTGGCTAATGAAGCAAGAGTAGTCAGAGGTGATCTTCCATTATATTCAGATGAAGTGTTTGACATCCTAAAATACAAAATGGATCCTGATTTATACCCGGATGTAAGCTGGCAGGATGAAATTTTAAGAGATAGAACATGGGCAGTGCAGGGGAATGTAAACATTTCCGGAGGTGGAAAACTGGCCAGGTATTATATGAGTGGATTCTACCGGACCAATGATGCGATATACAAACAGGATGGGATGAAGCAATACCATTCCAATGTCCGGCGCAACCAATATTCATTCAGGAGTAATATTGATGTGAATGTAACCCCAAGTACTAGAGTTAGTTTGCTGCTTTCTGCAAAACTCATTGATCAGAACCGTCCCGGGAAGGGAGAAACTGCTCAGATATGGAATTCGGTCGCTAAAATTACGCCGATGACTGTTCCTATAATGTATTCCAACGGACAATTTCCTTCATATGGTGAAGGAAATGAGACATCCCCAACCATACTTTTGAATGAAACAGGTTACAGGACCGACCGGGACAATTCTATAGAAACACTATTGACCATTGAGCAGGAATTAGGCATGTTGATAGATGGATTAAAGGTTTCGGGAAGTATTTCATTCGACAATTTTAATAATCATATCCAGACACGTTATAAAATGCCCGATTTATATATGGCTGTCGACCGTAACTGGCAGACCGGAGAACTTCTTACTACCAAAACGGTGGTTGCTTCTCCTATGAGTTATGGTACTTCATCATACGGGACACGTACAATTTATATGGAAGGAAGGATCAATTATGATAAAATCATCAAAGAAAAACATCGTTTAGGCGCTTTATTCCTGTACCAACAAAAAGATTACCAGCAAACCAATATCAATGATGAACTTTATTCTATTCCCAGAAGGAATCAGGGGATTGCCGGTAGGTTTACCTATTCTTACAATGATATATACTTTGTTGAAGGTAACTTTGGCTATAACGGATCCGAGAATTTCCCCAAAGGACAACGATTCGGATTTTTCCCATCTGTAGCATTGGGATATGTAGTATCTAATTATCAATTCATGAGAGATAATTTTCCTTTCATCAATATGTTGAAACTCCGTTATTCTTTCGGATTAGTGGGTAATGATAAGATCACTTCCGATGATGTCCGGTTCCCTTATCTGACGGAAATCAATATGTCGGCTACCGGTTCTTATTTCGGTGATGTGGCCAGTTTATACGGAGGAGTAACCGATTCGAAACTCGGATCTACAGGATTGGTCTGGGAAACTGCCAAAAAACATAATTGGGGAATTGATTTGATGCTTTGGAATAGTACCGTTAATATAACAGTAGACGCATTTCTGGACAGGCGTGATAATATTTTCATGGCCCGTAATACATTGCCAGGCACACTCGGCATAGGATCAACAATTTGGGGAAATGTCGGTAAAATGAGAAGTTGGGGTTCGGACGGAACTGCATCCTATACCAAAAGATTTGGGGATTTTACGGTCGAAGTGCGCGGTAACTTTACATTCTCCCGTAATAAAATCCTGGATTATGATGAAGTAACCCCTCGTTATCCTTATCTTGAGAAAAAGGGACAGATGAATGAAATAACGCGTGGATTGATTGCTTTAGGATTATTTAAGGATGAAGAAGATGTAAGAAACAGTCCGACACAATTTGGCAAAGTACTACCCGGAGATATCAAATATCAGGATGTCAACGGTGATGGTGTTATAGACAGTTATGATATC
This window of the Bacteroidales bacterium genome carries:
- a CDS encoding IPT/TIG domain-containing protein, encoding MKKTIFLFITFLFALFTGCKESNNDENPYDKPFDSSKGVTVTGIGPKKGGLGTKVVVTGENFGNDPSIIDLYFNDKKALIIKAQDNALYAMVPKQPGDSSVIRVEILYNNKNDTTIGILKDTWFEYYIKAVVTTVAGQWNVQEKEPQDGPALDATFYRPAKLAVDDVGNVLVADDQDAKRIRFISTKENKMTTVLNTTVPWSCTFNEQFSHYYVMERNSGQRPILFYSLSKSSNYMDSEIFYDQRGADNQYIFGSYTACALAADDTYVYMMTQNGERFVRVHQIDKTVELIGSGIETGTYSHMVFNPVDRKIYLSLEASGRVMRFDPYHIPAGRTTPWITWTDMEWIIGTGVVSGTSKEGHGHDAQLGTLCGLGVDHEGNIYICDQKFHCVWKVDPLLNCTVFAGPPAGAPVSGYRDGKPEEALFNRPYDITATYDGLIYVADTYNFVVRCISIQ
- a CDS encoding TonB-dependent receptor, giving the protein MKIYKIIALVICSLFCSFTFAQTKVKVSGVVTDTNNETLVNVTVFPRSEPTRGLTTDANGRYNITVNVGETLVFSYVGFAIQEKNVGSAETQTIDVVLEESSQELEEVSIVGYGTQRKVSVLASISTIKPSELQIGGVSSVSNSLAGRIAGLIGVQTSGEPGSDVTEFWIRGMSTFGGGSAALILIDGIDRGSSALNDLAPEDIESFSILKDATATAIYGARGANGVILINTKRGQEGKISVNANVKTSVETLPRLPKYLRAHDYTLLANEARVVRGDLPLYSDEVFDILKYKMDPDLYPDVSWQDEILRDRTWAVQGNVNISGGGKLARYYMSGFYRTNDAIYKQDGMKQYHSNVRRNQYSFRSNIDVNVTPSTRVSLLLSAKLIDQNRPGKGETAQIWNSVAKITPMTVPIMYSNGQFPSYGEGNETSPTILLNETGYRTDRDNSIETLLTIEQELGMLIDGLKVSGSISFDNFNNHIQTRYKMPDLYMAVDRNWQTGELLTTKTVVASPMSYGTSSYGTRTIYMEGRINYDKIIKEKHRLGALFLYQQKDYQQTNINDELYSIPRRNQGIAGRFTYSYNDIYFVEGNFGYNGSENFPKGQRFGFFPSVALGYVVSNYQFMRDNFPFINMLKLRYSFGLVGNDKITSDDVRFPYLTEINMSATGSYFGDVASLYGGVTDSKLGSTGLVWETAKKHNWGIDLMLWNSTVNITVDAFLDRRDNIFMARNTLPGTLGIGSTIWGNVGKMRSWGSDGTASYTKRFGDFTVEVRGNFTFSRNKILDYDEVTPRYPYLEKKGQMNEITRGLIALGLFKDEEDVRNSPTQFGKVLPGDIKYQDVNGDGVIDSYDIVPIGNATVPRIQYGFAGSLMWKGIDFNIFFRGSGKSDYFMGGDGYYPFSGEKTGNVLTIVNDQENRWTPASYSGDPSTENPNARFPRLTYGHNVNNNRNSTFWLANASYLRLKTLEVGYTLPKRWSQKVAMSNLRISLIGDNLHVWDKVKLWDPEQASSNGAVYPLTRSYTLVLQMSF